The Breoghania sp. genome has a segment encoding these proteins:
- the mdoH gene encoding glucans biosynthesis glucosyltransferase MdoH — MEAFAVGLRRSGAIILTLGLTAGAAAMFGSIAVADGFDWVDVVRVTLVSFCALWLSWGACTAVLGLLFGADKVPVSDGPPRGRTAIVIPVYNEAADAVFARLDAMYRAIDDMGVLDTFDFHVLSDSTRAQSVVDEKALYRRAVMALGAGGRLFYRHRSPNVGRKAGNIADFIRANGGAYDYMLVLDADSLMHARTIVEMVRRMEAVPDLGLLQTVPQIIGRRTLFGRMIQFSASFYSPLFSRGVAALQGRQGPFWGHNALIRVRAFAETCGLPALEGKPPFGGDILSHDTVEAAMLARGGWRVRLDPDLEGSFEEAPANLIEYAKRDRRWCQGNLQHSRVLRAPGLPLWSRLNILQGIFGYLASPVWLLFLIASVAAPLFAPPPVYFMSDSMFPRFPHPETEKGLALLFGVVALLILPKALLLLRAVVTGEAGPYGGRLRTAWSALLELLLASLLAPIHMMFQSRSVWQVITGADFGWPSSEREDGSLDLLTSFKASWWMCVVGMGTLGFAFYFVPSLVAWLSPVVLPLILAPIIVWWTASIGSGERARNRGIFLTPQEWREDAIIAAARRALDYYSRPRDAAPEPQAEGDRGAALDLATGPARG; from the coding sequence ATGGAAGCGTTCGCCGTTGGCTTGCGCCGGTCCGGAGCGATCATTCTCACCCTTGGGCTGACGGCCGGCGCTGCCGCCATGTTCGGCTCCATCGCCGTGGCGGACGGATTCGACTGGGTCGACGTGGTGCGCGTGACACTGGTCTCCTTCTGTGCGCTGTGGCTCTCATGGGGGGCCTGTACCGCAGTGCTTGGGCTGCTCTTCGGGGCGGATAAGGTCCCGGTCTCCGACGGGCCTCCGCGTGGTCGCACAGCCATCGTCATTCCGGTCTACAACGAGGCCGCGGATGCGGTCTTTGCCCGGCTCGATGCCATGTATCGCGCCATTGATGACATGGGTGTTCTCGACACGTTCGATTTCCACGTCTTGTCGGATTCCACGCGTGCGCAATCGGTGGTGGACGAGAAGGCGCTTTATCGCCGTGCCGTGATGGCGCTGGGGGCAGGCGGGCGGCTCTTCTATCGCCATCGCTCGCCGAATGTCGGTCGCAAAGCGGGCAATATCGCGGATTTCATCCGCGCCAATGGCGGCGCCTATGACTACATGCTGGTGCTCGATGCCGACAGTCTGATGCATGCCCGCACCATTGTGGAGATGGTGCGCCGCATGGAGGCGGTGCCGGATCTGGGTCTTTTGCAGACGGTTCCGCAGATCATCGGGCGACGCACGCTGTTCGGGCGCATGATCCAGTTTTCCGCCAGCTTCTATTCGCCGCTCTTTTCGCGCGGTGTGGCGGCCCTTCAGGGGCGGCAGGGGCCGTTCTGGGGGCACAATGCCCTTATCCGGGTGCGCGCCTTTGCCGAGACCTGCGGCCTGCCCGCGCTTGAGGGCAAGCCGCCCTTCGGCGGCGACATCCTTTCCCATGACACGGTCGAGGCGGCCATGTTGGCGCGTGGCGGCTGGCGGGTGCGGCTTGATCCCGACCTTGAGGGATCGTTTGAGGAGGCTCCGGCCAATCTCATCGAATATGCCAAGCGCGACCGCCGCTGGTGTCAGGGCAATCTTCAGCATTCCCGCGTCTTGAGAGCCCCCGGCCTGCCGCTGTGGAGCCGGCTCAACATCCTTCAGGGGATTTTCGGCTACCTGGCCTCGCCAGTATGGCTGTTGTTCCTGATTGCCAGTGTCGCAGCTCCCCTGTTTGCGCCGCCGCCGGTCTATTTCATGTCGGATTCCATGTTCCCGCGGTTCCCGCATCCGGAAACGGAAAAGGGCCTGGCGCTGCTCTTTGGCGTCGTCGCGCTTCTGATTCTGCCAAAGGCGCTGCTGCTTCTTCGCGCCGTCGTGACGGGCGAGGCGGGGCCATATGGCGGTCGCCTGCGCACAGCCTGGTCGGCGCTTTTGGAATTGTTGCTCGCATCGCTTCTCGCCCCGATCCACATGATGTTCCAGAGCCGTTCTGTCTGGCAGGTGATAACGGGGGCCGATTTCGGCTGGCCATCGAGCGAGCGCGAGGACGGCTCTCTCGACTTGCTCACATCGTTCAAGGCAAGTTGGTGGATGTGCGTGGTCGGCATGGGAACGCTGGGCTTTGCGTTTTACTTCGTGCCCAGCCTGGTCGCCTGGTTAAGCCCGGTCGTGCTGCCGCTGATCCTTGCGCCGATCATCGTGTGGTGGACGGCGTCCATCGGGTCCGGTGAGCGCGCCCGCAATCGCGGCATCTTTCTGACCCCGCAGGAATGGCGCGAGGACGCGATCATCGCAGCAGCCCGCCGCGCGCTGGACTACTACAGCAGGCCGCGCGACGCGGCGCCAGAGCCGCAGGCCGAGGGGGATAGGGGCGCCGCTCTCGACCTCGCGACGGGACCAGCCCGCGGCTGA
- a CDS encoding DUF2147 domain-containing protein, which produces MTVGNHLDVDTHKRIGARRAGSVLRLGACLALAGGLMVSALSGAAFAADAKGTWARPSGSSQIRIAKCGGSLCGKLVWLRDKGKKDEKNPDASKRDRSLLGVQTVYGMKPSGDDVWKGKVYNAEDGKTYTGKMELVGPNKLKLSGCVLGGLICKGETWNRVN; this is translated from the coding sequence ATGACAGTTGGAAACCACTTGGATGTCGATACGCACAAGAGAATTGGCGCCCGCAGGGCGGGATCTGTCTTGCGACTGGGGGCATGCCTCGCGCTTGCCGGGGGCTTGATGGTGTCTGCCCTGTCCGGAGCGGCTTTTGCCGCCGACGCCAAGGGTACCTGGGCGCGCCCCTCCGGCTCCTCCCAGATAAGGATCGCCAAGTGTGGCGGCAGCCTTTGCGGCAAGCTGGTCTGGCTGCGTGACAAGGGCAAGAAGGACGAAAAGAACCCCGACGCCTCAAAGCGTGACCGCTCGTTGCTGGGGGTACAGACGGTCTATGGCATGAAGCCGTCGGGTGACGATGTCTGGAAGGGCAAGGTCTACAATGCCGAGGATGGCAAGACCTATACCGGCAAGATGGAACTCGTCGGCCCGAACAAGCTGAAGCTCTCCGGCTGCGTGCTGGGCGGGCTCATCTGCAAGGGCGAGACATGGAACCGGGTCAACTGA
- a CDS encoding methyl-accepting chemotaxis protein encodes MNATSPSSVVETAPELTKLRQIASKAFIASLWLMILVIGSVASFSSAPALTVSAIAAALAGVSTLMFVKDPVGPATRFAIGASLTTDWALLVFSASGLPDGLVLDAHMLFFVLNAVLVIYFCWRTMLIVNAIATVHHVAFSLLLPLYIWPSAEYVLHHFLIHASYVVLVGGPMLWLAYRINRQFTDNHQAMKDLNLAQAEAGKLVEETKIRAQQEETKRTAMFDLAEKLDASVAGVVGSLSSASSKLRTSAQEMAAGATQTNQQSQNMSQAANETSSNLESLAAASEELSASIAEISRQITQSTDIANGAAREAEETNHKIQGLAKASFKVGEVVQLITAIAEQTNLLALNATIEAARAGDAGKGFAIVAAEVKELANQTSSATESIGNQIAQIQSATQEAVDAIDGIGKTIDKVKEISVSVATAIEEQDSATREIARNVEQAANGVKGVAHNISDVASASESNLKSVGNFVDTAEELSKQSQALRTEVDDYLIKTKAI; translated from the coding sequence ATGAACGCGACCTCCCCATCTTCCGTCGTCGAGACCGCCCCTGAACTCACAAAACTCCGCCAGATCGCGAGCAAGGCGTTCATTGCAAGCCTTTGGCTCATGATACTGGTCATTGGAAGCGTCGCTTCGTTTTCATCCGCACCAGCACTGACGGTATCCGCGATCGCAGCGGCGCTCGCGGGCGTCTCAACCCTCATGTTTGTCAAGGACCCGGTTGGACCGGCGACCCGATTTGCCATCGGGGCATCACTGACCACCGACTGGGCGCTGTTGGTTTTCAGCGCAAGCGGATTGCCGGACGGACTGGTTCTCGATGCCCACATGCTGTTTTTCGTTCTGAATGCAGTGCTGGTCATCTATTTCTGCTGGCGGACTATGCTGATCGTCAATGCGATCGCGACCGTGCATCACGTCGCCTTTTCCTTGCTTTTGCCGCTCTATATCTGGCCATCGGCCGAGTATGTCCTGCACCATTTCCTCATCCATGCCAGCTATGTCGTGCTGGTGGGCGGTCCGATGCTTTGGCTGGCCTATCGCATCAATCGTCAGTTCACAGACAATCACCAGGCGATGAAGGATCTGAACCTCGCTCAGGCTGAGGCAGGCAAACTGGTGGAAGAAACCAAAATCCGTGCCCAGCAAGAAGAAACCAAGCGGACAGCCATGTTCGATTTGGCCGAGAAACTCGATGCCAGCGTTGCGGGTGTCGTCGGGTCCCTGTCCTCCGCATCATCCAAACTCCGGACCTCCGCGCAGGAAATGGCGGCAGGAGCGACGCAAACAAACCAGCAAAGCCAGAACATGTCTCAAGCGGCCAATGAGACATCAAGCAATCTTGAATCTCTGGCAGCCGCGTCCGAAGAGCTCTCAGCGTCCATCGCCGAGATCAGCCGGCAGATCACCCAGTCGACCGACATTGCCAACGGAGCGGCCCGGGAAGCAGAAGAAACCAATCATAAGATTCAGGGCCTGGCCAAGGCCTCGTTCAAGGTTGGCGAGGTTGTCCAGCTGATCACTGCCATTGCAGAGCAGACCAACCTTCTCGCCCTCAATGCCACCATTGAAGCCGCCAGAGCCGGAGATGCGGGCAAGGGCTTTGCCATTGTGGCCGCGGAAGTCAAGGAACTGGCAAATCAGACCTCGAGCGCGACGGAGAGCATCGGAAACCAGATCGCTCAGATCCAGAGCGCCACGCAAGAAGCCGTGGATGCGATTGATGGCATCGGCAAAACGATCGACAAGGTGAAGGAAATCTCGGTTTCCGTCGCCACCGCCATCGAAGAACAAGACAGCGCCACCCGCGAAATTGCGCGCAATGTCGAGCAAGCTGCGAATGGCGTCAAAGGCGTTGCCCACAACATCTCAGACGTCGCCAGCGCGTCCGAGAGCAATCTCAAATCGGTTGGGAACTTTGTCGATACAGCCGAGGAGCTTTCCAAGCAGTCTCAGGCATTGCGGACAGAGGTCGACGACTATCTGATCAAGACAAAAGCCATCTGA
- a CDS encoding GNAT family N-acetyltransferase, with amino-acid sequence MDSIKTTRLCLRNFLSSDADALFAYLHDPVVSCFLDLRLKSLQEAQAEAVKRSTNDEHIAVCLRDTGELIGDLFAVPEEDTFSVGWNFNPAFAGKGYATEAARALFAHLFAHKGARRLYAYVEDHNTSSQRLCERLGMRQEGLFLEFVSFRSDSAGNPVYENTFQYALLRKEWTPDTQSALRD; translated from the coding sequence ATGGATTCCATCAAGACAACGCGTCTCTGCCTTCGAAACTTCCTGAGCAGTGACGCAGACGCCCTCTTTGCCTATCTGCACGACCCTGTGGTCAGCTGCTTTCTCGATCTCAGGCTCAAGAGCCTCCAGGAGGCGCAAGCCGAAGCCGTGAAACGCAGCACCAACGACGAGCATATCGCGGTCTGCCTGCGGGACACGGGCGAGCTCATCGGCGACCTGTTTGCCGTTCCCGAGGAAGACACTTTTTCCGTGGGCTGGAATTTCAATCCGGCCTTTGCGGGCAAGGGATATGCGACGGAGGCAGCCCGCGCGCTGTTTGCCCATCTTTTCGCGCATAAAGGCGCACGTCGCCTCTACGCTTATGTGGAAGACCACAACACGTCATCGCAGCGCCTGTGCGAACGGCTCGGAATGCGCCAGGAAGGTCTGTTCCTGGAGTTTGTCTCTTTCCGAAGCGATTCAGCCGGCAATCCCGTCTACGAAAACACCTTTCAGTATGCCCTCCTCCGCAAGGAGTGGACGCCGGACACACAAAGCGCGTTGCGGGATTGA
- the pflB gene encoding formate C-acetyltransferase — MNVYADPSSLYADPWAGFSDGQWRQAIDVRGFIQENYTPYEGDDAFLSPATERTRAIWAKLGELLKEERKKGVLDVSTDRPSTITAHDAGYIDRDNEVIVGLQTDAPLKRSIMPNGGLRMVEGGLAAYGYELAPEVKEIWSKYRKSHNQGVFDVYSPEILAARKYGVITGLPDAYGRGRIIGDYRRVALYGTDFLRTQKQADFHALDDTVFDEKTMRLREEMSEQFRALDELREMAAKYGCDISRPAANALEAIQWTYFGYLGAVKEQNGAAMSLGRISTFLDIYIQRDLEAGFLTEEAAQEMIDDMVIKLRIVRFLRTPDYDALFSGDPTWVTEVLGGMGEDGRTLVSKSSFRFLNTLYNLGPAPEPNLTVLWSTRLPKGFKNFCAKVSADTSAIQYENDDLMRPHWGDDYGIACCVSAMRIGKQMQFFGARANLAKALLYAINGGVDEKSQKLVAPGFEPITADVLDYDEVMAKFDKTMDWLAKTYVKALNIIHYMHDKYAYERIEMALHDRDVLRTMACGIAGLSIAADSLSAIKYAKVHVIRDENGLAVDYRIEGDYPAFGNNDDRVDDIAVWLTETFMDKIKAQPSFYRDAMPTQSILTITSNVVYGKKTGNTPDGRRAGEPFAPGANPMNGRDKKGFVAAGASIAKLPYEAALDGISWTASATPGSMGNTEEERIENLSNCLDGFAAANGFHVNVNLLKRETLLDAMEHPENYPQLTIRVSGYAVNFIKLTREQQLDVINRTFHASM; from the coding sequence ATGAACGTTTATGCAGATCCCTCCAGCCTTTATGCCGATCCGTGGGCAGGGTTCAGCGACGGACAGTGGCGTCAGGCAATCGACGTCCGTGGCTTCATCCAGGAAAACTACACGCCTTATGAAGGCGATGACGCCTTTCTGAGCCCGGCGACCGAACGCACCAGGGCGATCTGGGCGAAGCTCGGCGAATTGCTGAAGGAAGAGCGCAAGAAGGGCGTTCTCGACGTTTCCACCGACCGTCCCTCCACGATCACCGCCCATGATGCGGGCTACATCGATCGGGACAACGAGGTGATTGTCGGCCTGCAGACCGATGCCCCGCTCAAACGCTCGATCATGCCGAATGGCGGCCTGCGCATGGTGGAAGGCGGCCTGGCCGCCTATGGCTACGAGCTTGCCCCGGAAGTGAAGGAGATCTGGAGCAAGTACCGCAAGAGCCACAACCAGGGTGTCTTCGACGTCTACAGCCCGGAAATCCTTGCGGCGCGCAAATACGGGGTCATCACCGGCCTGCCGGATGCCTATGGCCGCGGCCGCATCATCGGCGACTATCGCCGCGTGGCGCTTTACGGCACCGATTTCCTGCGTACCCAGAAACAGGCCGACTTCCACGCCCTCGACGACACCGTTTTCGACGAGAAGACGATGCGTCTGCGCGAGGAAATGTCGGAACAGTTCCGTGCGCTCGACGAGCTGCGCGAAATGGCGGCGAAATACGGCTGCGATATCTCGCGCCCGGCCGCCAATGCCCTTGAGGCCATCCAGTGGACCTATTTCGGCTATCTGGGCGCGGTGAAGGAGCAGAACGGCGCGGCCATGTCGCTCGGCCGCATCTCCACCTTCCTCGACATCTACATCCAGCGCGATCTTGAGGCCGGGTTCCTCACCGAAGAAGCCGCGCAGGAAATGATCGACGACATGGTCATCAAGCTGCGCATTGTCCGCTTCCTGCGCACGCCCGACTATGACGCCCTCTTCTCCGGCGATCCGACCTGGGTGACGGAAGTGCTTGGCGGCATGGGCGAGGATGGCCGCACGCTCGTCTCCAAATCGAGCTTCCGCTTCCTCAACACCCTCTACAATCTCGGCCCCGCCCCCGAACCGAACCTGACGGTTCTGTGGAGCACGAGGCTCCCCAAGGGCTTCAAGAACTTCTGCGCCAAGGTCTCTGCCGACACCTCCGCCATCCAGTATGAAAACGATGACCTGATGCGCCCGCACTGGGGCGACGACTATGGCATCGCCTGCTGCGTCTCGGCCATGCGCATCGGCAAGCAGATGCAGTTCTTCGGCGCGCGCGCCAATCTCGCCAAGGCGCTGCTCTATGCCATCAATGGCGGCGTCGACGAGAAGTCGCAAAAGCTCGTCGCACCGGGGTTCGAGCCCATCACCGCCGACGTGCTGGACTATGACGAGGTGATGGCCAAGTTCGACAAGACCATGGACTGGCTGGCCAAGACCTACGTCAAGGCGCTCAACATCATCCACTACATGCACGACAAATACGCCTATGAGCGGATCGAGATGGCGCTGCATGATCGTGATGTGCTGCGCACCATGGCTTGCGGCATTGCCGGGCTTTCGATTGCCGCCGACAGCCTCTCGGCGATCAAATACGCCAAGGTGCATGTCATTCGCGACGAAAACGGCCTGGCGGTGGATTACAGGATCGAGGGCGACTACCCGGCCTTCGGCAACAATGACGACCGCGTCGACGACATCGCCGTCTGGCTGACCGAGACCTTCATGGACAAGATCAAGGCCCAGCCCTCCTTCTATCGCGACGCCATGCCGACACAGTCGATCCTTACGATCACCTCGAACGTGGTCTATGGCAAGAAGACCGGCAACACGCCGGACGGACGGCGCGCGGGCGAGCCCTTCGCACCGGGCGCAAACCCGATGAACGGACGCGACAAGAAGGGCTTCGTGGCCGCGGGCGCATCGATCGCCAAGCTGCCCTACGAAGCCGCGCTCGACGGCATCAGCTGGACGGCCTCGGCCACGCCCGGTTCCATGGGCAACACCGAGGAAGAGCGGATCGAGAACCTGTCCAACTGCCTCGACGGCTTCGCCGCCGCCAATGGCTTCCACGTCAACGTCAACCTGTTGAAGCGCGAGACGCTCCTCGACGCCATGGAGCACCCGGAAAACTATCCCCAGCTCACCATCCGCGTCTCCGGCTATGCGGTGAACTTCATCAAGCTCACCCGAGAACAGCAGCTCGACGTCATAAACCGCACCTTCCACGCATCCATGTGA
- a CDS encoding gluconate:H+ symporter has translation MPLFIVAIGIAVLLMLIMRLKLNTFVALMLVSFGVAVALGVPLEEVVKAIEKGLGGTLGHIALIFGIGAMLGRLLADAGGAHRIALTLIERFGEKRVEWAVIVASFIVGVALFFEVGLVLLVPLVYTMAKEMRISLLRLGVPMVAALLATHCFLPPHPGPTVIAGEYGADIGKVLLYGIIIAIPTVIVCGPVFNRLAMRLIPDAYAKFELPEGASASTDFKLEETPGFGISVLTAMLPVILMAASTIVTIAHGAPGDSQFFTIIDVVGDASVAMVLSLIFAFFTMGVNRNIPVEKIMGSCASAANHIGMMLLIIGGGGAFKQVLIVGGVGDYIAQLFQGSHASPVLFAWVVAAILRISLGSATVAAISTAGLVIPVLAQTPADLALVTLATGAGSAICSHVNDAGFWMYKEFFGLSMKETFATWTLMSTFVSVMGLLVILLIEALTIV, from the coding sequence ATGCCACTCTTTATCGTCGCAATCGGCATCGCTGTACTGCTGATGCTGATCATGCGCCTGAAGTTGAACACCTTCGTGGCCCTCATGCTGGTGTCCTTCGGCGTCGCCGTCGCGCTTGGCGTCCCCCTGGAGGAGGTGGTCAAAGCCATCGAGAAGGGCTTGGGCGGCACCCTCGGCCACATCGCGCTGATCTTCGGTATCGGAGCCATGCTGGGGCGGCTTCTTGCCGATGCCGGCGGCGCCCACCGCATCGCCCTGACATTGATCGAGAGATTTGGCGAAAAGCGCGTCGAATGGGCCGTCATCGTCGCCTCCTTCATCGTCGGCGTCGCACTCTTCTTCGAGGTGGGTCTCGTTCTGCTGGTCCCGCTGGTCTACACGATGGCCAAGGAGATGCGGATCTCCCTGCTGCGGCTCGGTGTGCCGATGGTCGCGGCCCTGCTTGCCACCCATTGTTTTCTGCCGCCGCACCCCGGCCCGACCGTCATCGCAGGCGAATACGGCGCCGATATCGGCAAGGTGCTGCTCTATGGCATCATTATCGCGATCCCAACCGTGATCGTTTGCGGCCCCGTCTTCAACCGCCTTGCCATGCGCCTGATCCCGGACGCCTACGCCAAGTTCGAACTGCCTGAGGGGGCGAGCGCCTCCACCGACTTCAAGCTTGAGGAGACCCCCGGTTTCGGCATCTCCGTGCTAACCGCCATGCTCCCGGTCATCCTCATGGCCGCATCGACCATCGTCACCATTGCCCACGGAGCCCCCGGCGACAGCCAGTTCTTCACCATCATCGACGTGGTCGGCGATGCCTCCGTCGCCATGGTCCTCTCCCTGATCTTCGCCTTCTTCACCATGGGCGTGAACCGCAATATCCCGGTCGAGAAGATCATGGGGTCCTGCGCTTCGGCCGCCAACCACATCGGCATGATGCTGCTGATCATCGGCGGCGGCGGCGCCTTCAAGCAGGTGCTGATCGTCGGCGGCGTTGGCGACTATATCGCCCAGCTGTTTCAGGGAAGCCATGCCTCCCCCGTGCTGTTCGCCTGGGTTGTGGCCGCCATCCTGCGCATCTCGCTGGGATCCGCCACAGTCGCGGCAATCTCCACCGCAGGCCTTGTCATCCCGGTTCTGGCGCAAACACCGGCGGATCTGGCGCTTGTCACACTGGCAACCGGCGCCGGAAGCGCTATCTGCTCGCACGTCAACGATGCCGGCTTCTGGATGTACAAGGAATTCTTCGGCCTCTCGATGAAGGAAACCTTCGCAACCTGGACGCTGATGTCCACCTTCGTCTCGGTGATGGGCCTCCTCGTCATCCTGTTGATCGAAGCGCTCACCATAGTCTGA
- a CDS encoding YjhG/YagF family D-xylonate dehydratase, with product MSLDTLYDETHADIYDVTTNAAGPEGTLPLTPEILINRPSGDIFGMTLNAGMGWDPAQLLRKEVMLIGTTGGIRQPDGKPLALGLHTGHYEIEALMAEAARVADECNRLPYASFVSDPCDGRTQGTEGMFDSLPYRNDAAIVFRRLLRSLPNCTAIVGVATCDKGLPGLMMALASMHDQSTIIVPGGATLAPTKGDDAGKVQTIGARFAAGELSLEEASWLGCKACASAGGGCQFLGTAGTSQVVAEGLGLALPHSALSPSGEAVWYEVARASTRAAIALDEKGITTKDILTDKAIENAMVVHAAFGGSTNLLLHLPAIAHAAGCAMPDVNEWTRVNRLVPRLVSVIPNGPVYHPTVRAFMAGGVPEVMLHLRKLGLLNEDVLTVTGMTLKENLDWWETSQRRTKFRQLLVKLDNVEPDDVIMSPELAAKRGLTSTITFPLGNIAPEGSVIKSTAIDASKIDENGIYHHKAKAKVFAAEATAIKAIKSGQIEAGDIMVVMGGGPSGTGMEETYQLTSSLKHVSWGKHVSLITDARFSGVSTGACIGHVGPEALAGGPIGKLRDGDIIEIVVDCRKLEGSVNFLGTEDKEVSAQEGARILAARETHPELAPAPKLPDDTRLWAALQAASGGTWRGCVYDADRIVKTLQAGMKALQEAQ from the coding sequence ATGTCACTTGACACTCTCTACGATGAAACACATGCCGATATCTACGATGTAACGACCAACGCAGCGGGGCCTGAGGGAACCCTCCCGCTCACACCAGAGATCCTGATCAACCGCCCTTCCGGCGATATATTCGGCATGACGCTGAATGCCGGCATGGGCTGGGATCCGGCCCAACTTCTGCGCAAGGAAGTCATGCTGATCGGGACCACGGGAGGTATCCGACAGCCTGACGGCAAGCCCCTCGCACTGGGGTTGCACACCGGACATTACGAGATCGAGGCCCTGATGGCCGAGGCTGCCCGGGTCGCAGACGAATGCAACCGGCTCCCCTATGCCTCCTTCGTCTCCGACCCCTGCGATGGTCGCACACAAGGCACCGAGGGCATGTTCGACAGCCTGCCCTATCGCAACGATGCCGCCATTGTCTTCCGCCGCCTCCTCCGCTCCCTGCCGAACTGCACCGCCATTGTCGGCGTGGCGACCTGCGACAAGGGGCTCCCGGGCCTGATGATGGCCCTTGCATCCATGCATGACCAATCCACGATCATCGTCCCCGGCGGCGCGACGCTGGCGCCGACAAAGGGCGACGATGCGGGCAAGGTGCAGACCATCGGCGCACGGTTTGCCGCGGGCGAGCTGTCGTTGGAGGAAGCTTCCTGGCTAGGCTGCAAGGCCTGCGCTTCGGCTGGCGGCGGCTGCCAGTTCCTGGGAACCGCCGGCACCTCGCAGGTTGTGGCCGAAGGACTGGGCCTCGCCCTGCCCCACTCCGCGCTCTCGCCCTCCGGCGAGGCGGTCTGGTACGAGGTGGCCCGCGCCTCCACGCGCGCCGCGATTGCGCTTGATGAAAAGGGTATCACCACCAAGGATATCCTGACCGACAAGGCCATCGAGAATGCCATGGTGGTCCACGCCGCCTTCGGCGGATCGACCAACCTCCTCCTTCACCTTCCCGCCATCGCCCATGCAGCCGGTTGCGCCATGCCGGACGTCAACGAGTGGACGCGGGTTAACCGGCTGGTGCCGCGTCTGGTGTCGGTCATTCCTAACGGCCCGGTCTATCATCCGACCGTGCGTGCGTTCATGGCCGGTGGTGTGCCGGAAGTGATGCTTCACTTGCGCAAGCTCGGCCTGCTCAACGAGGACGTGCTGACCGTCACGGGCATGACGCTCAAGGAAAACCTCGATTGGTGGGAGACCTCGCAGCGCCGCACGAAGTTCCGCCAACTCCTGGTGAAGCTCGACAATGTGGAACCCGACGACGTCATCATGTCGCCGGAACTGGCTGCAAAACGCGGCCTCACCTCCACCATCACCTTCCCGCTCGGCAACATCGCCCCGGAAGGTTCGGTCATCAAGTCGACCGCCATCGATGCCTCCAAGATCGATGAGAACGGCATCTACCATCACAAGGCCAAGGCCAAGGTCTTCGCAGCCGAAGCGACGGCGATCAAGGCCATCAAGTCCGGCCAGATCGAAGCCGGAGACATCATGGTGGTGATGGGAGGCGGGCCTTCGGGCACCGGCATGGAGGAGACCTACCAGCTGACCTCCTCGCTCAAGCACGTCTCCTGGGGCAAACACGTCTCGCTGATCACCGACGCGCGGTTCTCCGGCGTTTCCACCGGCGCCTGCATCGGGCATGTCGGACCGGAGGCGCTCGCAGGCGGCCCGATCGGCAAGCTCAGGGACGGCGACATCATCGAGATCGTCGTCGATTGCCGCAAGCTGGAAGGCTCGGTCAACTTCCTGGGCACCGAGGACAAGGAGGTCAGCGCGCAGGAAGGCGCCCGGATCCTCGCCGCCCGCGAAACCCACCCGGAACTCGCGCCCGCGCCCAAGCTGCCGGACGATACCCGTCTGTGGGCCGCGCTGCAGGCCGCTTCGGGGGGAACCTGGCGGGGCTGCGTCTATGACGCGGATCGCATCGTGAAGACGCTTCAAGCCGGCATGAAAGCCTTGCAGGAAGCACAGTAG
- a CDS encoding dihydrodipicolinate synthase family protein: MADSTKFAGIIPPVSTLFTSDGAIDRVGMQTLIDMLIEQGVNGLFFLGTGGEFSQMTEAERREFAAFAVEAVGHRVPVLIGTGHTNMRAAIELSRHAEDVGADAVVAINPYYWKITEANLRAYFGQIADAVSIPVLIYNFPDLTGQNLTPEFIKSLVDVHPNIAGVKDTIDSVGHLRSMIQVIKGAHPHFSVLCGYDDHLVNTLLLGGDGAISASVNFAPQLSVGIYKAFCEGDLEKMVQLNRQLLKLPLIYTLDTPFVNAVKEAMVQTGQDISTWCLPPTSPLSDPKKEQVKAILKSAGLI; encoded by the coding sequence ATGGCAGACAGCACGAAGTTCGCGGGCATCATCCCACCCGTCTCAACCCTGTTCACCTCGGATGGAGCAATCGACCGGGTCGGCATGCAGACGCTGATCGACATGCTCATCGAGCAAGGCGTCAATGGGCTCTTTTTCCTGGGAACGGGCGGAGAATTCTCCCAGATGACCGAGGCCGAGCGCCGGGAATTCGCCGCATTCGCCGTGGAGGCAGTGGGGCACCGGGTGCCGGTTCTGATCGGCACCGGCCACACCAACATGCGCGCAGCCATCGAGCTCAGCCGTCATGCCGAAGACGTGGGCGCCGATGCCGTCGTCGCCATCAATCCCTATTACTGGAAGATCACCGAGGCAAACCTGCGTGCCTATTTCGGGCAGATCGCCGACGCGGTTTCCATCCCGGTTCTGATCTACAACTTCCCCGACCTCACCGGGCAGAATCTGACGCCTGAGTTCATCAAGTCGCTTGTCGACGTCCATCCCAACATTGCCGGGGTCAAGGACACGATCGATTCCGTCGGCCACCTGCGCAGCATGATCCAGGTGATCAAGGGCGCGCACCCGCACTTCTCCGTCCTCTGCGGCTACGACGACCACCTCGTGAACACCCTTCTGCTGGGGGGCGACGGCGCAATCAGCGCCAGTGTCAACTTCGCACCGCAGCTCTCCGTCGGCATCTACAAGGCTTTCTGCGAGGGCGATCTGGAGAAGATGGTCCAACTCAATCGCCAGCTGCTCAAGCTGCCGCTCATCTACACCCTGGACACCCCCTTCGTGAACGCCGTGAAGGAAGCGATGGTCCAGACCGGGCAGGACATCTCGACCTGGTGCCTGCCCCCCACCAGTCCCCTTTCCGACCCCAAGAAGGAGCAAGTCAAAGCGATCCTCAAAAGCGCGGGCCTGATCTGA